A single genomic interval of Spirosoma linguale DSM 74 harbors:
- a CDS encoding hypothetical protein (KEGG: dps:DP2923 bifunctional GlmU protein) encodes MPNLVLFDDPIIRTALLPLTFTRPVAGIRIGILTLAEKWTKLLGHTPSYLVEPYLQTKFPQQAGTDNWYVNGAVCPTAALTQAIRALPENTGLITHDGLILAIHTNTHLTAAPVLNDDYPLRTFTEPLTIVRNLWDIFVENGDQIRADFASLTAGRTSAPITDPFTRCYAPENIFIEEGATIRAAVLNAEGGPIYIGRNATISEGTVMIGPFALCEGSTVNWGGKMRSNTTIGPFCKVGGEVGNSVFMGYSNKAHDGFLGNSVIGEWCNLGANVNNSNLKNDYTNVKIHSYATNQLEDTGRIFCGLTMGDFTKAGISTMFNTGTVVGVSANVFGGGFQPKHIPSFSWGGADDGFTPYRIDKAIQVAREAFIRRGKEFDEVEEQILRAIFETTSAPAGR; translated from the coding sequence ATGCCCAATTTAGTCTTATTCGACGACCCGATTATCCGTACGGCCTTGTTACCCCTAACGTTTACCCGGCCAGTAGCTGGTATCCGTATCGGTATTCTGACGCTGGCGGAGAAATGGACCAAACTTCTGGGTCACACACCATCGTACTTAGTAGAACCTTACCTGCAAACAAAGTTTCCGCAACAGGCCGGTACCGATAACTGGTACGTCAATGGGGCGGTTTGCCCAACGGCGGCATTAACACAAGCAATCCGGGCCCTGCCGGAAAACACGGGCCTTATTACCCACGACGGGCTAATTCTGGCGATTCATACCAACACGCACTTGACGGCGGCCCCGGTGCTGAACGACGACTATCCGCTCCGCACATTTACCGAACCACTTACGATTGTCCGCAATTTGTGGGATATTTTCGTAGAAAACGGCGACCAGATCCGGGCCGACTTTGCGAGTCTGACCGCCGGACGCACCTCCGCGCCCATCACCGATCCGTTTACCCGCTGCTACGCTCCCGAAAACATATTCATTGAAGAAGGGGCTACCATCCGAGCGGCTGTTCTCAATGCGGAGGGTGGCCCTATTTACATCGGCCGGAATGCGACCATCAGCGAAGGAACGGTTATGATTGGCCCTTTTGCTCTTTGCGAAGGCTCAACCGTAAATTGGGGCGGCAAAATGCGCAGCAACACCACCATCGGCCCGTTCTGTAAAGTAGGTGGCGAGGTGGGCAACTCCGTCTTTATGGGCTACAGCAACAAAGCCCACGACGGTTTTCTGGGAAATTCGGTCATTGGCGAATGGTGCAACCTGGGAGCCAATGTCAATAATTCAAACCTGAAAAACGATTACACCAACGTTAAAATACACTCCTACGCCACGAACCAGCTGGAAGACACCGGCCGGATTTTCTGCGGGCTGACGATGGGCGATTTCACGAAAGCCGGTATCAGTACCATGTTCAATACGGGGACGGTGGTGGGCGTGAGTGCCAACGTGTTTGGGGGTGGTTTTCAGCCGAAGCATATCCCCTCCTTTTCGTGGGGTGGCGCGGACGATGGATTTACACCCTATCGAATCGACAAAGCCATACAGGTAGCCCGCGAAGCCTTTATCCGGCGTGGCAAGGAATTTGACGAGGTTGAAGAGCAGATATTAAGGGCTATTTTTGAGACGACATCGGCACCTGCGGGTCGTTGA
- a CDS encoding Domain of unknown function DUF1801 (PFAM: Domain of unknown function DUF1801~KEGG: gur:Gura_3522 hypothetical protein), whose protein sequence is MNTSSPTTIDAYIAGFPESVQERLQQVRAMLRQVAPEAEETISYGIPTLKLNGNLVHYAAFKNHIGFYPAPQGLEAFKEELSGYKGAKGSVQFPFDQPLPLDLIAKITKFRIEQNLVKAAGKPKKKVRG, encoded by the coding sequence ATGAATACCAGTTCACCCACAACAATTGATGCCTATATCGCCGGGTTTCCGGAGAGCGTACAGGAGCGGTTGCAACAGGTACGGGCAATGCTTCGACAGGTTGCCCCCGAGGCTGAGGAGACTATCAGTTACGGCATTCCTACCTTAAAGTTGAACGGAAATCTGGTTCATTATGCCGCGTTCAAGAATCACATCGGGTTCTACCCGGCACCACAGGGACTCGAAGCGTTTAAGGAGGAATTGTCCGGGTACAAGGGTGCGAAAGGCTCGGTTCAGTTTCCGTTCGATCAACCGCTACCGTTGGATTTGATTGCGAAAATCACCAAATTCAGGATTGAGCAGAATTTGGTAAAAGCCGCTGGGAAACCGAAGAAGAAAGTCCGGGGTTGA
- a CDS encoding protein of unknown function DUF399 (PFAM: protein of unknown function DUF399~KEGG: maq:Maqu_3472 hypothetical protein) — protein MRFTLLFLCFLGLAFRADKPAYRLYTPKLKTTTYAQLLRQATEADVVLFGELHNNPICHWLEFQLTKDLQAAKKGNLVLGAEMFETDNQTALTDYVQGRTTAKELATQARLWPNFDTDYKPITDFAREQHIPFIATNVPRRYARLVSRQGLTALDTITADAKRQLAPLPINVDLTLPGYKAMMDMMGGNEGHGAANPHGGQTDMMANFARAQATKDATMAYFILQNWKPGQTLLHFNGDYHSKNFEGIVWYLRQKQPDLKILTLSSVELSDIDKPATDNRNLANFVLAIPADMTKTY, from the coding sequence ATGCGTTTTACTCTGCTATTTCTCTGTTTTCTGGGGCTGGCTTTTCGAGCCGATAAACCCGCCTACCGTCTTTATACGCCGAAGCTCAAAACCACTACCTACGCTCAGTTGCTGCGACAGGCCACGGAGGCCGATGTGGTGCTGTTCGGCGAACTTCACAATAACCCCATCTGCCACTGGCTTGAGTTTCAACTCACAAAAGACCTTCAGGCGGCTAAAAAAGGCAACCTGGTGCTGGGTGCCGAAATGTTCGAAACCGATAATCAGACCGCCCTCACCGACTACGTACAGGGACGAACTACCGCTAAAGAACTGGCTACGCAGGCGCGTTTGTGGCCAAATTTCGATACGGATTATAAACCCATCACCGACTTCGCCCGGGAACAGCACATTCCGTTTATTGCCACGAACGTGCCCCGGCGGTATGCCCGGCTAGTATCCAGGCAGGGATTAACGGCCCTCGATACTATTACGGCCGATGCTAAACGCCAGCTGGCACCCCTGCCCATAAACGTCGACCTGACGCTGCCCGGCTACAAAGCCATGATGGATATGATGGGCGGCAATGAAGGTCATGGCGCGGCCAATCCACACGGCGGCCAAACCGACATGATGGCCAACTTTGCCCGTGCTCAGGCAACGAAAGATGCGACAATGGCTTATTTTATTCTGCAAAACTGGAAACCGGGCCAAACGCTGCTGCATTTCAACGGCGACTATCACTCCAAGAATTTCGAAGGCATAGTGTGGTACCTGCGTCAGAAACAGCCCGACCTTAAAATATTGACGCTCTCCTCCGTCGAGTTGTCAGACATCGACAAACCCGCTACCGACAACCGGAACCTGGCCAACTTCGTGCTGGCCATCCCCGCGGATATGACGAAGACATATTGA
- a CDS encoding Glycogen debranching protein-like protein (KEGG: hypothetical protein): protein MKTRSRSALFTLRRSKLATAGLAAVVLLSTCSQKTAAQQSLRGLLTQTEHISGKKAYLASPFVTAGNRLYMVGHQDGGFPDLGWHITGEMGGIWDHPIKLMDGFTAAVSINQKQICLDKADTFINYPFANKHLYQQVANGLDIERLQFVPDNKEGMVVEYTFINKQAKPLTLQFTWTGHTDLRPTWLGERTNMVDAPDAATWTAKSQSWLAKDQKNDWFVMFGANVPASQHHQNKPCEFVSAGRGCGASLVYTITVPANGKTQLPITIAGSYKSAEMATRTFSDVQKNTYVYLASKKSRYATIDQLASVQVPDKKLEQAFRWVKYNTDWLIREVPEIGRGLSAGLPDYPWWFGADGCYTLTGLITTGHKQLVYDSVDLLNKISEKENGNGRIIHEVSTNGAVYNPGNLNEVPQFASMIAEVYRWTGDKGFLRKYFPTVKKGMTWLLAENDKDKNLLPDGFGMMEIHGMNSEMIDVAVYTQEAFANAAYMASELGDKTLAMDYQRKADNLKTKINTDFWVPESGSYADFIGTKAEALALVDGAIVRADTLHKPWAVEELKATRQKLRLLPENTKKGFVLHHNWVVNTPMETGVADPDKAAIALRTASKFTNPFGVFVTGIDRDESAGTDEGSFNLNKKVFTYTGAVMTLPTGVATIGENNYGHPDEALGYLKRMTKTFSYAFPGSIYEVSPDYGMVTQAWNMYSYAVPIIKQFFGIRPEASRQLVTIRPQMPSDWDNARVEKVTVGDNLLSMAYAKAGQQLTLSITQKQPNWTVRLAFPKGKYRNWQVNGKNVPVQSDTNTDFVELKGSSLSVQLQ from the coding sequence ATGAAAACGCGTAGCAGATCGGCTTTATTTACTCTTCGTAGAAGTAAGCTCGCGACAGCTGGTTTAGCTGCGGTTGTCCTTTTATCAACCTGCAGCCAGAAAACAGCTGCGCAGCAATCACTTCGGGGGCTTTTGACGCAAACTGAACATATTTCGGGCAAGAAGGCCTATCTGGCATCGCCCTTTGTAACGGCTGGCAACCGGTTATATATGGTTGGACATCAGGATGGGGGATTCCCCGATCTAGGCTGGCACATTACGGGCGAGATGGGCGGAATATGGGACCATCCAATCAAATTAATGGATGGGTTCACGGCTGCCGTGTCCATCAATCAAAAACAGATATGCCTCGACAAAGCCGATACGTTCATTAATTATCCGTTTGCTAATAAGCACCTGTATCAACAGGTTGCCAACGGGCTGGACATCGAGCGACTCCAATTTGTACCCGACAACAAAGAGGGTATGGTGGTGGAATACACCTTCATAAATAAGCAAGCCAAACCGCTCACGCTTCAATTCACCTGGACAGGCCATACCGATCTGCGCCCGACCTGGCTGGGCGAACGAACCAATATGGTCGATGCGCCGGATGCGGCAACCTGGACTGCAAAAAGCCAGTCCTGGCTGGCTAAGGATCAAAAGAATGACTGGTTCGTTATGTTTGGTGCCAATGTGCCCGCCAGTCAGCATCATCAAAACAAACCCTGCGAATTTGTATCGGCAGGGCGGGGATGTGGGGCTTCGCTGGTGTACACGATCACGGTGCCCGCCAACGGAAAAACACAACTACCGATTACGATTGCCGGTTCATACAAATCGGCTGAGATGGCTACCCGCACGTTTTCCGATGTTCAGAAAAATACCTACGTTTATCTGGCCAGCAAGAAAAGTCGGTATGCAACTATTGACCAGCTTGCATCGGTACAGGTGCCGGATAAAAAACTGGAACAGGCGTTTCGCTGGGTAAAATACAATACCGACTGGCTGATTCGCGAAGTGCCCGAAATCGGCCGGGGACTGTCGGCGGGGTTACCGGATTATCCGTGGTGGTTTGGGGCCGACGGCTGTTATACGCTTACGGGGCTTATCACAACGGGACATAAACAGCTCGTTTACGACTCTGTCGACCTGCTGAATAAAATATCCGAAAAGGAAAACGGCAACGGACGAATCATTCACGAAGTATCGACGAACGGCGCGGTGTATAATCCCGGCAATTTGAACGAAGTGCCCCAGTTTGCCAGTATGATTGCGGAAGTCTATCGATGGACGGGCGATAAAGGTTTTCTGCGCAAGTACTTCCCGACGGTTAAAAAAGGGATGACCTGGTTGTTGGCGGAAAATGATAAAGACAAAAATCTGCTTCCCGACGGCTTCGGCATGATGGAAATACACGGCATGAACAGCGAGATGATCGATGTGGCGGTGTATACGCAGGAGGCTTTTGCCAATGCGGCCTACATGGCATCCGAACTTGGCGATAAAACACTGGCGATGGATTACCAGCGTAAAGCAGACAACCTGAAAACGAAAATAAACACCGATTTCTGGGTCCCTGAAAGCGGCTCGTATGCCGACTTTATCGGAACAAAAGCGGAAGCGCTGGCCCTCGTTGACGGGGCCATTGTTCGCGCCGATACGCTGCACAAACCCTGGGCGGTTGAGGAATTGAAAGCAACCCGGCAAAAGCTGCGCCTGTTGCCCGAGAATACTAAAAAAGGCTTTGTGCTGCACCATAACTGGGTAGTCAACACGCCGATGGAAACAGGAGTTGCCGATCCCGATAAAGCAGCTATTGCGCTCAGGACGGCTAGTAAATTTACGAACCCCTTTGGTGTCTTCGTAACGGGTATCGACCGCGACGAATCGGCCGGTACCGACGAGGGGTCGTTCAACTTAAACAAAAAAGTGTTTACGTATACCGGGGCGGTGATGACTCTGCCAACCGGTGTGGCAACCATTGGTGAAAACAACTACGGCCATCCCGACGAAGCGTTGGGGTATCTGAAACGAATGACCAAAACGTTTAGCTACGCCTTTCCGGGCTCTATTTACGAAGTGTCGCCGGACTACGGCATGGTTACGCAGGCCTGGAACATGTACAGTTACGCCGTTCCGATCATCAAACAGTTTTTCGGTATTCGCCCGGAAGCATCCCGGCAACTTGTTACGATACGCCCGCAAATGCCCAGCGATTGGGACAATGCCCGTGTTGAGAAAGTGACCGTAGGGGATAACCTGTTGTCGATGGCTTATGCAAAAGCAGGACAGCAGCTGACATTGTCGATTACCCAGAAACAACCGAACTGGACCGTAAGGCTGGCTTTCCCCAAAGGTAAGTACCGTAACTGGCAGGTAAATGGCAAAAATGTACCCGTTCAGAGTGATACAAATACTGATTTTGTGGAGCTTAAAGGCAGTTCACTAAGCGTACAGTTACAATAA
- a CDS encoding histidine kinase (PFAM: ATP-binding region ATPase domain protein; cyclic nucleotide-binding~SMART: ATP-binding region ATPase domain protein; cyclic nucleotide-binding~KEGG: bph:Bphy_4577 cyclic nucleotide-binding protein) → MNLLETLQQFPAFANVPDEQLQWVIDRADEESYPEETVLYKPNEPINHLILLLEGRVRIDGGVNGAADEILTYEPHSLLGLLPFSRMKSIPNRLISVTPIKVLKLHRDKLPELIHACYELTESMVHQMTTRVRDYTKLTQQNEKMASLGRLSAGLAHELNNPVAAVVRSADTLKVHMRATPEAFKAIMHLNLTDEQVDSVNTVFFKKVDQQRAVDARPLTLLERTSLEDEVTDWLDDNGVDDSMDLASPLVDYGFTVDDLDWILEKIGDENLVGVINWLVNNLVTEKLVSDISEASKRISTLTGSIKNYTHMDRGTGKQQIPLAEGLRSTLILLDHKVKSKHIQLNLTIADDLPPVCGWPGELNQVWTNLIDNAIDALPDGGKLDIVSQPDRRPDGSEFVVTKVIDNGSGIPEDIKDKIFEPFFTTKEIGKGTGLGLDIVQGIIKHHNGSIKLQSEPGHTEFSVCLPTE, encoded by the coding sequence ATGAATTTACTAGAAACGCTGCAACAGTTTCCCGCTTTTGCGAATGTTCCCGATGAGCAGCTTCAATGGGTTATCGACCGGGCCGACGAGGAGTCTTACCCCGAAGAAACCGTACTCTACAAGCCCAACGAACCGATCAATCACCTGATTCTGCTGCTTGAAGGCCGGGTTCGGATCGATGGCGGGGTTAATGGAGCTGCCGACGAGATTCTGACGTACGAACCGCATTCATTGCTGGGCCTGCTTCCGTTTTCACGCATGAAAAGCATTCCGAATCGGCTAATTTCGGTAACGCCTATAAAGGTGCTCAAACTCCACCGCGACAAGCTGCCCGAGTTAATTCATGCGTGCTATGAACTGACCGAATCCATGGTGCATCAGATGACCACCCGCGTTCGGGACTATACCAAACTGACCCAGCAAAACGAGAAAATGGCTTCGCTGGGGCGATTATCGGCGGGGCTGGCGCATGAACTCAACAACCCCGTAGCCGCCGTCGTGCGCTCGGCCGATACCCTCAAAGTACACATGCGGGCTACCCCCGAAGCTTTTAAGGCTATTATGCACCTTAATCTGACCGATGAACAGGTCGACTCGGTCAATACCGTCTTCTTCAAAAAGGTAGACCAGCAGCGCGCTGTCGATGCCCGCCCGTTAACCCTGCTCGAACGAACCAGCCTGGAGGACGAAGTGACCGATTGGCTGGACGATAACGGGGTGGATGACAGTATGGACCTCGCCAGTCCACTGGTCGATTATGGGTTTACGGTCGATGACCTGGACTGGATTCTGGAGAAGATCGGGGATGAAAATCTGGTGGGTGTCATCAACTGGCTCGTCAATAATCTGGTGACCGAAAAGCTGGTCTCCGACATCAGTGAAGCCTCCAAACGCATCTCGACGCTCACGGGCTCCATCAAGAACTATACGCACATGGATCGGGGAACGGGCAAACAGCAGATTCCGCTCGCCGAAGGGCTACGAAGTACGCTTATTTTGCTGGACCATAAAGTCAAAAGCAAGCATATTCAGTTAAATTTGACTATTGCCGACGATTTGCCCCCCGTTTGCGGCTGGCCGGGCGAACTGAACCAGGTGTGGACCAACCTGATCGACAACGCCATCGACGCCTTACCCGATGGGGGGAAACTCGACATCGTCAGTCAACCCGACCGGCGGCCCGATGGGTCGGAGTTTGTCGTGACCAAAGTGATTGACAATGGAAGTGGCATTCCCGAAGACATAAAAGATAAAATATTTGAGCCTTTTTTTACCACCAAAGAGATTGGAAAAGGTACAGGCCTGGGACTCGATATTGTGCAGGGAATCATTAAGCACCATAACGGCTCCATTAAGCTACAGTCAGAGCCCGGCCACACCGAGTTCAGCGTTTGTTTACCAACTGAATAA